The sequence AtttgagggttttgggtcccttagaAACCTACTGTTGAGGATTTTGACCCCCCTCAAAACCTACTTttctcttaatcaaaaacattacaatatgataataataaatatttataagtGCTTGTAATTCTAGTAGTTCCCCTTATCAATTATTCCAACATAAATATTTGTTAAGATTTAAAgaatattttctttttatttttttattttacaatatacttaaatattttaatttaaaaatttcatctatattttttaccatttattacatattgagttttcATTTGTTTATCTATGTACCTTTAACTAAttatacaataataaaaaatataaacatacAAGAAATGTTGAATATCATTATGCTACTTATATGTTTATAGAAGTGATCTACATTATTGTGGATCTAACCAAGGCTCTAGATTCTATTTGAACATAAATAAATATCTATGACTTGTAAAGTTCAatgaaatattcaaaaaaaaaaagagaaaaaaaaatctcaaaaaattcaaAGAATATTCAATATAAATTTCAGAAACATATAATAGAAGAGAAAATCCTAAACTTGAAACCTTTTTCTAATATAAAGACAtgtatttaaacattaaaattaaaattttattcaaTGCAAATCTCTAAACTACATGGAAAAAGTAGAAGCCCTAAAAAAATTTGACACCATGGTCTTAAATCAAGCCATGTCTAACAATTCGTTATAATAATCAATGAATCTACCGAAAGCTAAGCGAAATTCAAATTACTGTCCTAATATTCACGGAGAAGACAAACCTCCACCAAGAAAGTCTAGCAGGAAGGAACCCTTACACCTTGGACATCTCCCATCCCTCCTACATACCATGTAATACGTTAAACACGTTAGACACCCAAGAAACCTCAAAGCAGACTCAACTTCTGATACACTGTTATCATTAATACAATCATTGATATAGTTGGAACTGTCTTTCCTGCTAGATTTTAGGGCATTTGAGGTGGACGAATCCAGTTTAAGCTCGAGCCCTTTATAGTCTTCTTCAGTGGAGTTGAATCCAGAGATTTCCTTCATTGCAAAGGTCGTAGAGCTTAGGCCAATTCCTCCTACTGAATTCAGGTTATACACTGCTCCAGTATGCACAATGGTAATCAGACCAAAAATTCATAACTTTGTACAAATAATCAATAAACTAGTTTGTGGAAAAAATTGAAATCACACTGAAGGGCATGGATATATcataacataaagataaaatgAATTTGAGCAATATTTAACCTTTAATTCTAAACAATTATCCAACCCAGGAGGAAGGCGTGGGTCTTGACCCAAATCAAGCATATCACCTTCTATTAACTCTGATTCAATTGATTGTAACCcacatgaagatgaagaagatggtgAACTTATTGTGCTGCTTCCCAGCAGATTAAGAGTTATTGGATTGCTCTGCTCATTAAAATATCCAGCCGTTAGATTTACCACTTTCTGCTTATCTTCATCCCATTCCTTTAGCCTCTTGCTAACTTCCTCAACAGCCATTCTTCAACAAATTCTCACCAGTCTGAATGAATAACAATGGTGGTCAGGGTATTTATAAACAAAAGAAAAAT is a genomic window of Cryptomeria japonica chromosome 7, Sugi_1.0, whole genome shotgun sequence containing:
- the LOC131030092 gene encoding uncharacterized protein LOC131030092, producing the protein MAVEEVSKRLKEWDEDKQKVVNLTAGYFNEQSNPITLNLLGSSTISSPSSSSSCGLQSIESELIEVYNLNSVGGIGLSSTTFAMKEISGFNSTEEDYKGLELKLDSSTSNALKSSRKDSSNYINDCINDNSVSEVESALRFLGCLTCLTYYMVCRRDGRCPRCKGSFLLDFLGGGLSSP